In Pseudophryne corroboree isolate aPseCor3 chromosome 3, aPseCor3.hap2, whole genome shotgun sequence, a genomic segment contains:
- the LOC135054766 gene encoding uncharacterized protein K02A2.6-like codes for MKNLARSYVWWPGIDGQIEILTKGCEGCQRVQNAPPLAPLHPWEWPSSPWQRVHIDFAGPFMDCTFLIAVDAHSKWPEVIKMKSTTSEKTIAVLRTIFARNGLPEQVCSDNGPQFVSMEFKKFMQDNGIKHFTSAPHHPATNGLAERFVQTFKKAIKSMHHEHLPLQHKIDNFLFIYRRTEHSTTGQPPAVLFMQRNLRSQWDLIKLDVRRKVHNKQFQSVYQKPTRFFHIGQEVLVRDYRGDKWQPGIVSSKAGPLMYEIEVGGELWHHHIDQIIEAGRQTDCTSTAGHSQASDVGVYVYPSGTDTETVPDTVEEMYPSGSDTETVSKPAMESPEHEVPLVTTDPEPSSGISVEQPVTLGVKHRYPDSVRKAPQRHTCLPSRNGREAPENRVTLLAPRKGGQASRFPPRPPAAENKRAAGGVR; via the coding sequence ATGAAGAATCTTGCTAGAAGCTATGTGTGGTGGCCAGGAATCGATGGTCAAATTGAAATTTTGACAAAAGGGTGTGAAGGATGTCAAAGAGTTCAAAATGCACCACCTTTAGCCCCGTTACACCCCTGGGAATGGCCTTCATCTCCTTGGCAGCGGGTACATATTGACTTTGCTGGTCCATTCATGGATTGTACGTTTCTTATTGCAGTGGACGCTCATTCAAAATGGCCAGAGGTAATAAAGATGAAATCCACTACTTCTGAGAAaacaattgctgtgctgcgaaccatCTTTGCTAGAAATGGTCTACCGGAGCAAGTGTGCAGTGACAATGGGCCACAGTTTGTGTCCATGGAATTCAAAAAGTTCATGCAAGACAATGGAATTAAACATTTTACATCAGCTCCACATCATCCAGCCACTAATGGTTTGGCTGAGAGATTTGTCCAAACATTCAAAAAAGCTATCAAGTCCATGCACCATGAACATCTACCTTTGCAACACAAGATTGACAACTTCTTGTTTATTTATCGTAGGACTGAGCACTCCACTACCGGTCAGCCTCCTGCAGTGCTATTTATGCAACGGAACTTACGGTCTCAGTGGGACTTGATAAAACTGGATGTAAGGCGGAAGGTACATAACAAACAGTTTCAATCAGTTTATCAGAAACCTACTCGGTTCTTCCACATTGGCCAAGAGGTTCTGGTCCGTGATTATAGAGGAGACAAATGGCAACCGGGAATAGTTTCTTCCAAAGCCGGCCCTCTGATGTACGAGATTGAAGTTGGAGGAGAATTGTGGCATCACCACATTGATCAAATcattgaggctgggaggcaaactGACTGTACGTCGACAGCTGGACATAGCCAAGCCAGTGATGTGGGGGTTTATGTATACCCCTCTGGAACTGATACAGAGACTGTTCCTGACACTGTGGAGGAAATGTACCCCTCTGGGTCAGATACAGAGACTGTTTCCAAACCTGCTATGGAGTCACCTGAGCATGAGGTTCCCTTAGTAACAACTGATCCTGAACCCTCTAGTGGGATTTCTGTGGAGCAGCCAGTCACTCTGGGAGTTAAACATCGGTATCCAGACAGCGTTCGTAAGGCACCtcaaaggcatacttgcctaccctcccggaatggccgggaggctcccgaaaatcgtgt